A single genomic interval of uncultured Sphaerochaeta sp. harbors:
- the rplW gene encoding 50S ribosomal protein L23: MRADQVIIEPVLSEKTNLAREGETKKYSFKVRMDSNKYQIMAAVKELFGVEVAACNVMIVKGKPKYSRGKGGSILGNTGNWKKAVVTLAKGDTIQAIEGV; encoded by the coding sequence ATGAGAGCAGACCAAGTTATTATTGAACCCGTTCTGAGTGAGAAGACCAATCTTGCTCGCGAGGGCGAAACAAAGAAGTATTCGTTCAAGGTCCGTATGGACAGCAACAAGTATCAGATCATGGCAGCTGTTAAAGAGCTCTTTGGTGTTGAAGTTGCAGCTTGTAACGTGATGATTGTGAAGGGCAAGCCAAAGTATTCCCGCGGTAAGGGTGGTTCCATCCTTGGTAACACCGGTAACTGGAAGAAGGCTGTCGTAACCCTGGCCAAGGGTGATACCATCCAGGCCATCGAAGGCGTATAA